A part of Tigriopus californicus strain San Diego chromosome 10, Tcal_SD_v2.1, whole genome shotgun sequence genomic DNA contains:
- the LOC131888093 gene encoding flotillin-1-like isoform X1 yields the protein MMTWGFVVCGPNEALVVSGCCHRKPLLVPGGRAFVWPGIQYVQRILLNVMTLKVSSNQVNSVQGVPISVTGIAQVKIQGQNEEMLLAACEQFLGKSEEQIQQVALETLEGHQRAIMGSMTVEEIYKDRKKFSKQVFEVASSDLVNMGITVVSYTLKDIRDDEGYLKALGMARTAEVKRDARIGEAEAKRDAQIKEAIAEEERMAARLLNDAEIAKSKRDFELKKAAYDVEVQTKKAEAELAYELQAAKTKQRIKDEQMQIKVVERTQEILVQEQEIQRRERELDSTVRRPAEAEKFKLEKLAEANKNKVIMESEAEAEAEILRGEAEAFSIEARAKAEAEKMAKKADAWKEYKDAAMLDMMLECLPKVAAEIAAPLSQAKKISMVSDGSGELGANKLTNEVLQIMQSVPNLVKNMTGVDITTQMSRGGITARSVSITSMRSH from the exons ATGATGACTTGGGGTTTCGTTGTTTGCGGGCCCAATGAGGCTTTGGTGGTGTCAG GATGTTGCCACAGAAAACCCCTCTTGGTGCCCGGGGGTCGAGCCTTTGTTTGGCCGGGGATCCAATATGTCCAAAG GATATTGCTAAATGTCATGACTCTGAAAGTGTCGTCCAACCAAGTCAATTCAGTTCAAGGTGTCCCCATATCAGTGACGGGCATTGCTCAG GTCAAAATCCAGGGTCAAAATGAGGAAATGCTGCTCGCCGCTTGCGAGCAGTTTCTGGGCAAGAGCGAAGAACAGATTCAACAAGTGGCCTTGGAGACCTTGGAAGGACACCAACGAGCCATCATGGGCTCTATGACCGTTGAG GAAATCTACAAAGATCGCAAAAAGTTCTCGAAACAGGTCTTCGAAGTTGCCTCTTCCGATTTAGTCAATATGGGAATCACCGTGGTTTCGTATACACTGAAGGACATTCGCGATGATGAG GGATACTTGAAAGCTTTGGGCATGGCTCGAACAGCTGAGGTCAAAAGGGATGCGAGAATTGGCGAGGCCGAAGCCAAACGCGACGCCCAGATCAAAGAGGCGATTGCCGAAGAAGAGAGAATGGCTGCGAGGTTGCTCAACGACGCCGAGATCGCCAAGAGTAAAAGGGATTTTGAGCTAAAAAAGGCTGCTTATGACGTGGAAGTTCAGACAAAG AAAGCGGAAGCCGAATTGGCGTATGAATTGCAAGCAGCCAAGACCAAACAGAGGATCAAAGATGAACAGATGCAAATCAAGGTGGTCGAAAGGACTCAGGAGATCCTGGTTCAGGAACAGGAAATCCAGAGGCGAGAACGAGAATTGGACTCGACAGTCCGACGTCCGGCAGAGGCCgaaaagttcaaattggaaaaactgGCAGAGGCCAACAAGAACAAG GTCATTATGGAGTCGGAAGCTGAGGCTGAAGCCGAGATTTTGCGCGGAGAGGCTGAAGCCTTCTCTATCGAGGCCAGGGCCAAGGCTGAAGCTGAAAAGATGGCCAAGAAAGCCGATGCCTGGAAGGAGTACAAAGATGCCGCCATGCTTGATATGATGCTAGAATGTCTGCCAAAG GTTGCTGCCGAAATCGCTGCTCCGCTGTCACAAGCCAAGAAGATATCGATGGTCTCGGACGGTTCCGGAGAGCTAGGGGCCAACAAACTGACCAATGAAGTGcttcaaataatgcaatcGGTGCCCAACCTTGTCAAGAACATGACTGGTGTAGATATAACGACTCAAATGTCTCGAGGAGGAATCACTGCCAGG TCCGTCTCCATCACTTCAATGAGATCTCACTAA
- the LOC131888084 gene encoding muscle LIM protein 1-like isoform X2 → MVWIPKDPHRCPACKKPVYPAEQIIATDRTPYHRVCVRCVACRCGLTPGTLTEKDGQLYCRMCYQKIMNPYENGDHPGMGQLSDEERYRMEREKREREMLEAARQFQNPPGYSAVDGLQKDKAFEYTQVDVRSLTTIAPDIEMVAYEI, encoded by the exons ATGGTTTGGATACCCAAAGACCCTCATCGTTGTCCAGCTTGCAAAAAGCCCGTTTACCCAGCTGAGCAG ATTATTGCAACAGATAGGACTCCATATCATCGAGTTTGCGTGCGATGTGTGGCTTGTCGTTGTGGCCTCACCCCTGGAACCTTGACTGAGAAAGATGGGCAATTGTATTGCCGGATGTGTTACCAAAAAATCATGAACCCTTATGAAAATGGTGACCATCCAGGTATGGGACAACTGTCGGACGAAGAGAGATACAG GATGGAGCGAGAGAAACGGGAGCGAGAAATGTTGGAAGCGGCCCGACAGTTTCAGAATCCTCCTGGATATTCGGCAGTGGATGGATTGCAAAAAGACAAAGCTTTCGAGTACACCCAAGTTGATGTTCGCAGTTTGACAACCATCGCACCCGATATTGAAATGGTGGCTTACGAGATCTAA
- the LOC131888093 gene encoding flotillin-1-like isoform X2, translating to MMTWGFVVCGPNEALVVSGCCHRKPLLVPGGRAFVWPGIQYVQRLRLNTMTLIVTSSNVYSGQGVSISVTGIAQVKIQGQNEEMLLAACEQFLGKSEEQIQQVALETLEGHQRAIMGSMTVEEIYKDRKKFSKQVFEVASSDLVNMGITVVSYTLKDIRDDEGYLKALGMARTAEVKRDARIGEAEAKRDAQIKEAIAEEERMAARLLNDAEIAKSKRDFELKKAAYDVEVQTKKAEAELAYELQAAKTKQRIKDEQMQIKVVERTQEILVQEQEIQRRERELDSTVRRPAEAEKFKLEKLAEANKNKVIMESEAEAEAEILRGEAEAFSIEARAKAEAEKMAKKADAWKEYKDAAMLDMMLECLPKVAAEIAAPLSQAKKISMVSDGSGELGANKLTNEVLQIMQSVPNLVKNMTGVDITTQMSRGGITARSVSITSMRSH from the exons ATGATGACTTGGGGTTTCGTTGTTTGCGGGCCCAATGAGGCTTTGGTGGTGTCAG GATGTTGCCACAGAAAACCCCTCTTGGTGCCCGGGGGTCGAGCCTTTGTTTGGCCGGGGATCCAATATGTCCAAAG GTTGCGCTTAAACACTATGACTTTGATCGTGACGAGTAGCAATGTTTACTCGGGTCAAGGCGTGTCCATCTCTGTCACGGGAATCGCTCAG GTCAAAATCCAGGGTCAAAATGAGGAAATGCTGCTCGCCGCTTGCGAGCAGTTTCTGGGCAAGAGCGAAGAACAGATTCAACAAGTGGCCTTGGAGACCTTGGAAGGACACCAACGAGCCATCATGGGCTCTATGACCGTTGAG GAAATCTACAAAGATCGCAAAAAGTTCTCGAAACAGGTCTTCGAAGTTGCCTCTTCCGATTTAGTCAATATGGGAATCACCGTGGTTTCGTATACACTGAAGGACATTCGCGATGATGAG GGATACTTGAAAGCTTTGGGCATGGCTCGAACAGCTGAGGTCAAAAGGGATGCGAGAATTGGCGAGGCCGAAGCCAAACGCGACGCCCAGATCAAAGAGGCGATTGCCGAAGAAGAGAGAATGGCTGCGAGGTTGCTCAACGACGCCGAGATCGCCAAGAGTAAAAGGGATTTTGAGCTAAAAAAGGCTGCTTATGACGTGGAAGTTCAGACAAAG AAAGCGGAAGCCGAATTGGCGTATGAATTGCAAGCAGCCAAGACCAAACAGAGGATCAAAGATGAACAGATGCAAATCAAGGTGGTCGAAAGGACTCAGGAGATCCTGGTTCAGGAACAGGAAATCCAGAGGCGAGAACGAGAATTGGACTCGACAGTCCGACGTCCGGCAGAGGCCgaaaagttcaaattggaaaaactgGCAGAGGCCAACAAGAACAAG GTCATTATGGAGTCGGAAGCTGAGGCTGAAGCCGAGATTTTGCGCGGAGAGGCTGAAGCCTTCTCTATCGAGGCCAGGGCCAAGGCTGAAGCTGAAAAGATGGCCAAGAAAGCCGATGCCTGGAAGGAGTACAAAGATGCCGCCATGCTTGATATGATGCTAGAATGTCTGCCAAAG GTTGCTGCCGAAATCGCTGCTCCGCTGTCACAAGCCAAGAAGATATCGATGGTCTCGGACGGTTCCGGAGAGCTAGGGGCCAACAAACTGACCAATGAAGTGcttcaaataatgcaatcGGTGCCCAACCTTGTCAAGAACATGACTGGTGTAGATATAACGACTCAAATGTCTCGAGGAGGAATCACTGCCAGG TCCGTCTCCATCACTTCAATGAGATCTCACTAA
- the LOC131888080 gene encoding uncharacterized protein LOC131888080 has product MTDIMETNNNETNTYKPTIISNPTANDNHDNESAGLKQPQEEVIDLGFSEPEGSVEEKNNRNANDSMSNAKRGSSNPQRTSSLLLTGVRICGNRKTNHVLHVIWALILATAGMVQMVAGIYFMMELPIFSLGSNIWTGAWNIFTGSVTLILCCHGYGITVMKAQGILLLSLAVLLVNLVNLLILEVGEWRGFLTDESKQYIKTKQLNDLMYHAYMTTTISTVTAMIVSFFASQQTFCYLQIQNDHDEDDFERKEHHFSSLDSDTVLTTKDLVNRQSDLTDTLNLKTPSGGPQPHPSWVYRNTYNTLHPSQNSVKRSLSFLNGGQKQKTPTGVYERRYDLLGTLSKSLQGNESLAGGPTRKHSSIHTIPELCREPPMPAPHLPAPNHRNSNSAGAGTMRHAIIRRHQSMYIHPRTTTEIQAAKDLTSHYKMHEVSGKSEVRPIVTLQRSKTTAGATSNSLHYRATSIQTLHSHTMRPSRTTFNASVNKYLGSRQTDFNHNTIGNYGRKPGSSSRSSKLYGTAEDLCEFQAGRSFDLPDPEKYRRKYTRTTSNAGNGSSEYWSRKADSKPGSVMFDSENHLDLAMVESFDHDKDSCHGNIRYQAVDRQNINSQLRQNARSLENLLHEESTPENERQHLGLINNRSHYGSTESISSLGSTQKIVLEGSDKPSRMTQTPTSLYSHESSTMNTSNDSHEMPDDAVLYDVPKRNNTLQKSNSRVTSNGKLRLHVESFRSAKNTNGTQTDLTVMKNKENMLRQHQFKKHAAPPSKPIRKTKPFQGTKTLTDCNQSDRSASPDNSSTSGYSSPSAGPLSKETSPYGSKMDDKMMEEENDHDIGDHADDHHSEARSDRLLDENGSKVTVIQIVPASLSNDIPDHELSFDEGEGSPVDDDLDDDFFPTSAAIDEYRRMREQSVSPPPAPRRELPRISTNGTLGRGFHKRRLPDHNQALANGQAQRGGSDSPYDSASNLASLLNNLNLPTKRMYRSPHPRPSNLQFAQGRVPLPPVPELERSDHERESISPIPPSKIPYSEQELILKPLPKRMSPLRPLPSPLSTPIQPNDTTAARSGPIPRARQRLQSTPSGPQGRTHRQGVTRPNETLSEEETEGENGGRQEVDDNLVALLELLREKSREGQQRGNGDHPKENTLQYLSQLEHVARQLKDQLLMQPPGVHGNPIRKTDLPSRIPQYIGKSPERDINNESDC; this is encoded by the exons ATGACAGACATTATGGAGACCAACAACAATGAGACCAACACCTACAAACCTACCATTATAAGCAATCCAACGGCCAATGATAATCACGATAATGAGAGTGCTGGGTTGAAACAACCACAAGAAGAGGTCATAGATCTGGGTTTTAGTGAGCCAGAAGGTagtgttgaagaaaaaaataaccgAAATGCTAATGATTCCATGAGCAATGCCAAACGGGGTTCTTCCAATCCACAAAGAACATCATCTCTTCTGTTGACAG GTGTGCGAATATGTGGAAATCGGAAGACCAATCATGTTCTTCATGTCATCTGGGCCTTGATTTTGGCTACAGCGGGCATGGTGCAAATGGTGGCTGGAATTTACTTCATGATGGAATTGCCCATCTTCTCACTGGGTTCCAATATTTGGACAGGAGCTTGG AACATCTTCACCGGAAGTGTGACCTTGATCCTTTGTTGTCATGGTTATGGGATAACCGTCATGAAAGCCCAAGGAATTTTACTGCTGTCATTGGCTGTTCTATTGGTAAATTTGGTGAACCTGCTCATTTTGGAAGTGGGCGAATGGAGAGGATTTCTAACCGATGAGAGCAAGCAATACATCAAGACCAAACAATTGAATGATCTTATGTATCATG CTTATATGACCACAACTATTAGCACGGTGACCGCTATGATCGTCTCGTTTTTTGCCAGTCAGCAGACTTTTTGCTATCTTCAAATACAAAATGACCACGATGAGGATGATTTTGAGCGAAAAGAGCATCATTTCTCTTCTCTCGACTCTGACACAGTTCTCACAACGAAG GATCTAGTTAATCGACAAAGTGATCTGACGGACACTTTGAACTTAAAGACGCCCTCTGGAGGTCCTCAACCGCATCCATCTTGGGTCTACAGGAATACCTACAACACCTTGCATCCCAGTCAAAATTCGGTGAAGCGATCCCTCTCTTTCCTGAATGGAGGACAGAAGCAGAAAACGCCCACTGGCGTTTATGAGAGAAGATACGACCTCCTTGGGACATTATCGAAGAGCCTTCAAGGCAATGAAAGTTTGGCGGGTGGACCAACCAGAAAACATTCGT CCATCCACACGATTCCCGAGCTTTGTCGAGAGCCTCCAATGCCTGCTCCACATTTGCCTGCTCCAAACCATCGCAATTCGAATTCGGCTGGAGCCGGAACGATGAGGCATGCCATCATTCGTCGACATCAATCGATGTACATCCATCCTCGAACGACGACAGAGATCCAAGCGGCTAAAGATTTGACCTCGCATTACAAGATGCACGAGGTCAGCGGGAAGAGTGAGGTCCGGCCGATTGTGACTcttcaaagaagcaaaacaaCGGCTGGTGCGACCTCCAATTCGCTCCACTATCGCGCCACATCTATTCAAACTCTTCACAGCCATACCATGCGACCTTCAAGAACCACCTTCAATGCCTCGGTTAACAAGTACCTGGGATCAAGGCAGACTGACTTCAACCATAATACCATTGGGAACTACGGGAGGAAACCTGGAAGCTCTTCTAGATCATCAAAACTGTACGGGACAGCCGAGGATCTCTGTGAATTTCAG gCTGGTCGAAGTTTTGATCTCCCAGACCCGGAGAAATATCGACGTAAATACACACGGACCACCTCCAATGCAGGGAATGGATCGTCAGAGTATTGGTCGAGGAAAGCAGATTCAAAGCCTGGTTCCGTCATGTTCGACTCAGAGAACCATTTAGATCTGGCCATGGTGGAATCTTTCGATCATGATAAGGACAGTTGTCACGGTAACATCCGGTACCAAGCCGTGGACCGCCAGAATATCAACAGTCAACTCAGACAGAATGCCAGAAGTTTGGAGAATCTTCTTCACGAAGAAAGCACGCCTGAAAACGAGCGACAACATTTGGGATTAATAAACAACCGAAGCCATTATGGTTCCACAGAGTCCATTTCGAGTTTGGGATCAACGCAGAAAATAGTTTTAGAAGGATCGGATAAACCAAGTAGAATGACCCAGACCCCAACCAGTCTATACAGTCACGAATCGTCCACCATGAACACTAGTAATGATTCTCATGAGATGCCAGATGATGCCGTTTTATATGATGTTCCTAAACGAAACAACACCCTGCAGAAGTCTAATAGCCGTGTGACCAGCAACGGCAAACTCAGACTTCACGTGGAGAGCTTCAGATCAGCCAAGAACACCAATGGTACCCAAACAGATCTGACTGTGAtgaaaaacaaggaaaatatgTTGAGGCAACATCAATTCAAGAAACATGCTGCTCCTCCAAGTAAACCCATTCGAAAGACGAAACCATTCCAAGGAACGAAAACGCTGACCGATTGCAATCAAAGTGACCGATCTGCCAGTCCCGATAACTCGTCAACATCAGGTTACAGCTCCCCTTCGGCAGGTCCACTCTCGAAGGAAACTAGTCCATATGGAAGTAAGATGGACGACAAAATGatggaagaggaaaatgatCACGACATCGGAGACCATGCCGATGATCATCATTCAGAAGCCAGATCTGACCGCCTTCTGGATGAAAACGGGAGTAAGGTCACCGTGATTCAAATTGTCCCGGCATCTTTAAGCAATGACATTCCAGATCATGAGCTttcttttgatgagggtgaagGATCGCCAGTAGACGATGACTtggatgatgattttttccCAACATCAGCAGCCATAGACGAATATCGCCGGATGAGGGAACAATCGGTATCGCCTCCACCTGCTCCTAGGCGGGAGCTACCGAGGATTTCTACTAATGGTACCTTGGGTCGTGGATTTCACAAACGAAGACTTCCAGATCACAATCAAGCTTTGGCTAATGGTCAAGCCCAGCGTGGAGGGAGCGACTCTCCATACGACTCTGCCTCCAATCTCGCTAGTCTTCTAAATAATCTGAATCTGCCCACAAAGCGGATGTACAGGTCGCCTCATCCACGGCCTTCCAATCTTCAGTTTGCTCAAGGTCGTGTGCCTTTACCCCCTGTTCCTGAACTGGAGAGATCGGACCACGAAAGGGAATCGATCTCTCCTATCCCACCCTCCAAAATACCTTACTCTGAGCAAGAGCTCATCCTCAAACCACTACCAAAGCGCATGTCCCCTCTGAGGCCATTACCATCACCTTTGAGTACTCCCATCCAACCAAACGACACCACGGCCGCTCGGTCCGGGCCAATTCCACGAGCTCGACAACGTTTGCAATCAACCCCCAGTGGACCACAGGGTAGAACGCATCGCCAAGGAGTAACGAGGCCAAATGAAACTCTGAGCGAGGAAGAAACAGAAGGGGAAAACGGTGGACGTCAGGAAGTGGACGATAACCTTGTAGCCTTGCTCGAACTTCTGAGAGAAAAAAGTCGTGAGGGTCAACAGCGTGGCAATGGTGACCATCCTAAAGAAAACACACTCCAATACTTATCCCAGTTGGAGCACGTGGCTCGACAACTTAAAGATCAGTTACTCATGCAGCCACCAGGG GTCCATGGAAATCCAATTCGGAAGACAGATCTGCCATCTAGGATCCCGCAATATATTGGAAAGTCTCCAGAGAGAGACATTAACAATGAATCCGACTGTTAA